The Nitrospira sp. KM1 genome includes a window with the following:
- a CDS encoding FecR family protein, which translates to MDQPSSPFLPGKNEDEIADEAIAWFSRLRMSTATSKDLEAFERWCATHPSHRQIYDRVSAMWKNPGLQVAAARAELVSGDGRPDTHTSWRSLAAIAASVVILGFVTIQWDLFTRARADYYTGVGEQTTVRLSDQSVVTLNTQTAIAVDYQPGTRKIRLLKGRALFKVAPDSSRPFVVDHQGIHTRAVGTEFIVRELASGALVTVAEGKVAVSKPGASWPEIPLEAGREALIDQATGGEPYDIDVPMATAWLQGRLVVTSVQLGDVLNEVRRYHRGTIIILNRDIERMRVTGTYNLNDPPKLLVTLSKTLQFHIISVADRLTVLY; encoded by the coding sequence ATGGATCAACCATCGTCTCCGTTCCTGCCAGGCAAGAATGAGGATGAGATCGCCGACGAAGCGATCGCGTGGTTCTCCCGCCTTCGCATGAGCACGGCCACCTCGAAGGATTTGGAGGCATTCGAGCGGTGGTGCGCTACCCATCCATCGCACCGGCAGATTTACGACCGCGTGTCTGCCATGTGGAAAAATCCGGGGCTGCAGGTTGCAGCCGCACGTGCGGAGCTTGTCAGCGGCGACGGCCGACCTGACACGCATACCAGTTGGCGATCGCTAGCGGCCATTGCGGCATCTGTCGTCATTTTGGGTTTTGTGACAATCCAGTGGGATCTTTTCACGCGGGCACGCGCGGATTACTACACCGGCGTTGGTGAACAGACGACGGTGCGGCTATCCGATCAGTCGGTGGTGACGCTGAATACCCAGACGGCCATCGCAGTCGATTACCAGCCAGGGACTCGAAAGATTCGTCTTCTGAAAGGCCGGGCCCTCTTCAAGGTTGCTCCGGATTCCTCCCGCCCATTCGTCGTCGACCATCAGGGGATTCACACGAGGGCAGTGGGCACTGAATTCATCGTCAGAGAATTGGCCAGCGGTGCACTGGTGACCGTGGCAGAGGGCAAAGTCGCCGTTTCGAAACCGGGAGCATCCTGGCCGGAGATTCCGCTGGAAGCCGGACGCGAGGCCCTGATAGATCAGGCAACGGGCGGGGAGCCATACGACATCGATGTGCCCATGGCCACGGCCTGGCTTCAGGGGCGGCTCGTAGTGACGTCCGTGCAATTAGGTGATGTGCTCAATGAGGTTCGCAGATATCACCGGGGCACTATCATCATTCTCAACCGTGACATCGAACGCATGCGGGTCACCGGAACCTACAATCTAAACGACCCTCCCAAACTTCTCGTGACACTGTCCAAGACCCTTCAGTTTCACATCATCTCAGTGGCCGATCGTTTGACCGTCCTCTATTAG
- a CDS encoding type II toxin-antitoxin system HigA family antitoxin, whose protein sequence is MTIAPIKSKRDYVRTLRRVEELMDAKPGTKEGDELDVLATLVEAYEAKHYTICPPDPIEAIKFRMDQLGMTRKELEAVLGGRGRVSEILTRKRSLSLEMIRRLHRKLRIPLESLIGTAA, encoded by the coding sequence ATGACCATTGCTCCGATCAAATCGAAGCGAGATTACGTGCGCACGTTGCGGCGCGTCGAAGAACTCATGGATGCCAAGCCTGGGACTAAGGAAGGTGACGAGCTAGACGTCTTAGCCACGCTTGTGGAAGCCTACGAAGCGAAGCACTACACCATTTGCCCGCCCGATCCCATCGAAGCCATTAAATTCAGGATGGACCAGTTGGGCATGACCCGCAAAGAACTGGAAGCCGTGCTCGGCGGGCGCGGACGTGTTTCCGAAATCCTCACCAGGAAGCGGAGTTTGTCTCTTGAAATGATCCGTCGGCTTCACCGCAAACTCCGCATCCCGCTCGAAAGCCTCATCGGGACCGCGGCCTAG
- a CDS encoding RNA polymerase sigma factor, which translates to MSLTHLQLEELFAGQREALSRRLMRLVGSKELAADLIQETFVRLLGIAATQTVLNPRALLFRTASNLAIDHLRRQKIENRHIRETVPLEAAEQVASQAATPERELWGKQQLQCVQTAIDALPTPIREVFLLHRLHGYAYHEIAAMQGISESAVDKRMNRALKECWAALQSKK; encoded by the coding sequence ATGAGTCTGACGCATCTTCAACTCGAAGAACTCTTTGCCGGCCAGCGAGAAGCCTTGAGCCGCCGATTGATGAGATTGGTCGGTTCGAAGGAATTGGCGGCGGATCTCATACAGGAAACCTTCGTCCGGTTGCTGGGAATCGCGGCCACACAAACCGTGCTCAATCCGCGGGCGCTGCTGTTTCGAACGGCGTCCAACCTGGCTATCGATCATTTGCGCAGGCAGAAGATCGAGAACCGGCACATCCGGGAGACCGTCCCGCTCGAAGCGGCCGAGCAGGTCGCCTCTCAGGCGGCTACGCCGGAACGGGAGTTGTGGGGGAAGCAGCAGCTTCAGTGCGTGCAAACGGCGATCGACGCACTACCAACTCCGATCAGGGAAGTTTTTCTCCTCCATCGGCTCCATGGCTATGCCTACCACGAGATTGCCGCTATGCAGGGCATTTCAGAAAGCGCTGTCGATAAACGGATGAATCGCGCTCTCAAAGAATGTTGGGCGGCTCTCCAGTCGAAAAAATAA
- a CDS encoding type II toxin-antitoxin system HigB family toxin has protein sequence MRIVARRSLREFWTQHPTAKGPLEAWHQEVARADWSSPSTLKLQFRSASVLHGNRVVFNIAGNRYRLIVKINYSYRIVYIRFIGSHEDYDAVDATTV, from the coding sequence GTGCGCATCGTAGCCAGACGGAGCCTTCGCGAGTTCTGGACTCAGCATCCCACTGCGAAAGGCCCTTTGGAGGCTTGGCATCAAGAGGTTGCGCGAGCCGATTGGAGTTCTCCCTCAACTCTCAAGCTCCAATTCCGGTCGGCCAGCGTACTGCACGGCAATAGAGTCGTGTTCAATATTGCGGGTAACCGATACCGGTTGATCGTGAAGATCAATTACTCCTATCGCATCGTGTACATTCGGTTCATCGGTTCGCACGAGGACTATGACGCCGTCGATGCTACGACAGTCTGA
- a CDS encoding BrnT family toxin: MLVRRTRHNISILNAIIPSSRVQARACRAVTSPPRSYLNRRMSPFSVSVKHRLLVVVHADRGSRIRIISARKATNSERKDHEEGETRESTRHPSGI; this comes from the coding sequence ATGCTCGTCCGGCGCACTAGACATAATATCAGCATTCTAAATGCCATCATTCCGAGTTCACGGGTACAAGCACGTGCATGCAGAGCGGTCACATCCCCGCCACGTTCATACCTGAACAGGAGAATGTCCCCGTTTTCAGTTTCAGTCAAACACAGACTGCTCGTCGTTGTGCATGCAGACCGAGGCAGCCGAATTCGGATCATCAGCGCCCGCAAGGCCACGAACTCTGAAAGGAAAGACCATGAAGAAGGCGAAACAAGAGAGTCAACACGACATCCTTCCGGAATATGA
- a CDS encoding TonB-dependent receptor, with amino-acid sequence MKRTEYVLMAIIVLSTMSVGTISRAAAYAESPARILVAQTNPSIEFDIPAQELNSAILTFADRSGIQVFYDADRMSGLRTQGVNGQYKWEDALRELLAGTGMGYRVTGEKTVTIQKDNSDSAGAAAGVVGAAAAGVAAGAGAMAADSNENGAAASPQKPVKVPEILVKDVKQRETADLGTLPPEYAGGDVARGGRVGILGNKDIMDTPFTQMNYTSKLIQDQQARYLGEVLRNDPSVQLTQPTSAGFLTAAIRGFSLGEGDLLLNGLAIAPAINGTMMTESIERVEVLRGPNALLNGAAPGGSVGGMINLVPKRAGDDALTQLTAQYMSDTQFGGHADISRRFGSHKQFGVRINGVYRNGELPIDHLSRKSALATLGLDYRGDIVRLSADFGYQEQEMKGLRRPISVAPSLTAIPEPPDTRINANQPWEFNHNRALYGTLRGEVDLTKQITAFADFGITHDRRQTILSNPQISSPTGMLAAGSTALLTFEDQVLTGNAGLRGVFDTGPVHHQAVAAYTQYSRERPRSSINSYPIPVSNIYNPIFAPPPPSSLLPGYGSMTKTSETTFSSGMFGDTLSILDERVQLTGGVRFQQIKNTNFNQATGAVISEYEKSAATPMVGLVVKPWQNVSVYGNYIEGLQQGPTAPLTAANAGEVFAPFVSKGYEAGVKVDFGRIATTLAAFQITQPSAILDPVTNIFSMEGEQRNRGIELSVFGEVMEGLRLLGGTTYINAELTKTQGGVNQGNKAPVVPFQLTFYGEWDLPFHKAMTLTSRVTHGSSQYLNLANTQKVPDWTQWDLGARYQFIGLNGKPITIRAFLENVLDNNAWYGSPSPTAGQIFMRDPRTFLLSATFNF; translated from the coding sequence ATGAAGAGAACAGAATATGTCCTCATGGCCATCATCGTCTTGAGCACGATGTCCGTCGGGACAATCAGCCGAGCCGCAGCTTACGCTGAGTCACCGGCCCGAATCCTCGTCGCACAAACAAACCCATCCATCGAGTTCGATATTCCCGCGCAGGAATTGAATAGCGCCATCCTGACGTTTGCTGATCGCAGCGGGATACAAGTTTTCTATGACGCCGATCGGATGAGCGGCCTGCGAACGCAGGGGGTCAATGGCCAGTACAAATGGGAGGACGCTCTCCGAGAGCTTCTGGCAGGCACTGGAATGGGCTATCGCGTCACCGGAGAAAAGACGGTCACCATTCAGAAGGACAATTCAGACTCGGCCGGAGCGGCGGCGGGTGTGGTCGGTGCGGCAGCTGCTGGTGTTGCCGCCGGAGCCGGAGCAATGGCAGCTGACAGCAATGAAAATGGTGCGGCGGCCAGTCCTCAAAAGCCGGTGAAGGTGCCGGAGATTCTCGTAAAGGATGTGAAGCAGCGCGAGACGGCAGACCTCGGCACTCTTCCGCCCGAATATGCGGGGGGTGATGTCGCACGCGGCGGCCGTGTGGGAATTCTCGGCAATAAGGACATCATGGATACGCCGTTCACGCAGATGAACTACACCTCAAAGCTCATTCAGGATCAGCAGGCACGATATCTTGGCGAGGTGCTCAGAAACGATCCGTCCGTCCAACTCACCCAGCCGACTTCGGCAGGATTTCTGACTGCCGCAATCCGTGGATTTTCACTCGGTGAGGGCGACCTATTGCTTAACGGGTTGGCGATCGCGCCAGCCATCAATGGGACGATGATGACAGAGTCCATCGAGCGAGTTGAAGTCCTGAGAGGGCCCAATGCCCTGCTGAACGGAGCCGCTCCGGGAGGGAGCGTCGGAGGCATGATAAATCTCGTGCCGAAGCGTGCCGGCGACGATGCATTAACCCAATTGACTGCCCAATATATGTCTGACACGCAGTTCGGCGGGCACGCGGATATCAGCCGGCGCTTTGGTTCGCACAAACAGTTCGGCGTTCGTATCAATGGAGTCTACCGAAACGGCGAGCTACCCATCGATCATTTATCACGAAAATCAGCCTTGGCGACACTGGGCCTCGATTACCGCGGCGACATCGTCCGGCTCTCGGCCGATTTCGGCTATCAAGAACAGGAAATGAAAGGTCTCCGACGGCCAATTTCCGTGGCTCCTAGCTTGACGGCAATCCCCGAGCCACCCGACACTCGCATCAATGCGAACCAACCGTGGGAGTTCAATCACAACCGGGCGTTGTACGGCACCCTACGTGGCGAGGTGGACTTGACCAAGCAGATTACCGCATTTGCGGACTTTGGTATCACCCACGACCGTCGGCAAACCATCCTTTCGAATCCTCAGATCTCTAGTCCCACGGGCATGTTGGCCGCAGGAAGTACTGCTCTTCTGACATTTGAAGACCAGGTCTTAACGGGCAACGCAGGGCTACGTGGAGTCTTTGACACCGGCCCCGTTCATCATCAGGCTGTCGCGGCATACACTCAGTACTCACGAGAAAGACCACGATCATCAATAAATTCCTATCCGATCCCTGTGTCCAATATATACAATCCTATCTTCGCGCCGCCGCCACCTTCGTCGTTGTTGCCTGGTTATGGTTCTATGACAAAGACCAGTGAAACGACCTTTTCAAGCGGCATGTTTGGAGACACTTTGTCGATTCTCGATGAGCGCGTGCAACTGACCGGGGGTGTCCGATTTCAACAGATCAAGAATACAAATTTCAATCAGGCGACAGGAGCCGTCATCAGTGAATATGAGAAAAGCGCCGCCACGCCGATGGTTGGACTCGTCGTCAAGCCGTGGCAGAATGTGTCGGTATATGGGAATTATATCGAAGGGCTGCAACAGGGTCCGACGGCGCCACTGACCGCAGCCAATGCAGGTGAGGTCTTTGCGCCGTTTGTCAGCAAAGGGTATGAGGCTGGCGTCAAAGTGGATTTTGGGCGCATCGCCACCACGCTGGCAGCTTTTCAAATCACCCAGCCTAGCGCCATCCTCGATCCCGTCACAAATATATTTAGCATGGAGGGTGAACAGCGCAATCGCGGGATAGAACTCAGTGTCTTCGGGGAGGTGATGGAAGGCCTCCGCCTCCTGGGGGGCACTACTTACATCAATGCCGAATTGACGAAAACACAAGGCGGCGTCAATCAGGGCAACAAAGCACCCGTTGTTCCCTTCCAGCTCACTTTCTACGGCGAGTGGGACCTGCCATTCCACAAAGCAATGACCCTCACCAGCCGTGTGACACACGGGTCCTCACAATATCTCAATTTGGCCAACACTCAGAAGGTCCCAGACTGGACCCAATGGGACCTCGGCGCGCGGTACCAGTTTATAGGTTTGAACGGCAAGCCGATCACAATCCGTGCATTTCTCGAGAATGTCCTCGACAACAACGCTTGGTATGGCAGTCCGAGTCCGACAGCTGGGCAGATCTTTATGAGAGATCCTCGCACCTTCCTGCTCTCGGCGACCTTTAATTTTTGA